The following coding sequences are from one Parabacteroides pacaensis window:
- a CDS encoding 3'-5' exonuclease yields the protein MQLNLKNPLVFFDLETTGINIVTDRIVEISYVKIFPNGKEETKTRRINPEMHIPEEATAIHGITDEDVKDCPTFKSIAKSLATQIEGCDLAGYNSNRFDIPLLAEEFLRAGVDIDLSKRKFVDVQTIFHKMEQRTLSAAYKFYCNKSLENAHTAAADTMATYEVLKAQLDRYPDLKNDINFLSEYSCFTNNVDFAGRMVYNEKKQEVFNFGKYKGKLVSEVLRNDPGYYSWIMQGDFPLNTKKMLTTIKLRDFNNK from the coding sequence ATGCAGTTAAACTTAAAAAACCCGTTAGTCTTCTTTGACTTGGAGACTACCGGGATAAATATTGTAACCGACCGTATTGTGGAAATATCTTATGTGAAGATATTTCCTAATGGAAAAGAAGAAACAAAAACACGCCGTATTAACCCTGAAATGCATATTCCGGAAGAAGCCACTGCTATACACGGAATAACGGATGAAGACGTAAAAGACTGTCCTACGTTCAAGTCGATAGCCAAGTCGTTAGCTACTCAGATTGAAGGATGCGATTTGGCTGGATATAACTCTAATCGTTTTGATATTCCTTTACTAGCGGAAGAATTTCTTCGTGCCGGTGTAGATATTGATCTGAGTAAACGCAAGTTTGTGGATGTGCAGACTATTTTCCATAAAATGGAACAACGAACTTTATCGGCTGCATATAAGTTTTACTGCAATAAAAGTTTAGAGAATGCTCATACGGCTGCTGCCGATACAATGGCTACCTACGAAGTATTAAAAGCCCAATTGGATCGTTATCCTGATTTGAAGAACGATATTAATTTTCTTTCCGAATATTCTTGTTTTACGAATAATGTAGATTTTGCCGGACGAATGGTGTATAATGAGAAGAAACAGGAAGTATTCAATTTCGGTAAATATAAAGGAAAATTGGTAAGTGAAGTGCTGCGTAACGATCCCGGTTATTACAGTTGGATCATGCAGGGTGATTTCCCTTTGAATACTAAGAAGATGCTGACTACTATTAAACTGAGGGACTTTAATAATAAATAA
- a CDS encoding iron-containing alcohol dehydrogenase — MNNFEFINPVKVVFGKGSIAELSAQLPSHARVLVIYGGGSIKRNNIYNQVTEALKGFGYFEFGGIEANPQYETCMQAVTLIKEKNINFLLAVGGGSVIDATKFIAVASLFDGEPWDVLVKGSPVENALPVGVVLTLSATGSETNERAVISRMETRQKLMFSSSKVFPQFAILDPEVTYSLPARQVANGVVDSFIHVVEQYLTYPVNAKVQDYFAEGLMKTIVEEGPKALYNPTDYDVRANLMWAATNALNGWIGCGVPQDWSSHRMGYALTVQFGLDHAQTLAVLLPGVMTYFRKEKEAKLLRMGEVLWGITQGTTEERVQQTIKETETFFQKMGIRTRLGDYGIQESDLDCLVGPLKQMGWKLGEYGKIDSKIAKEIMLLRL; from the coding sequence ATGAATAACTTCGAATTTATCAATCCTGTTAAGGTGGTGTTTGGAAAAGGTTCCATAGCTGAACTTTCCGCTCAACTCCCTTCGCATGCCAGAGTGCTGGTAATATACGGAGGGGGAAGCATAAAAAGAAATAATATTTATAATCAGGTAACAGAAGCTTTAAAAGGGTTTGGTTATTTTGAGTTTGGCGGTATCGAGGCTAACCCACAGTATGAAACTTGTATGCAAGCCGTTACGTTAATAAAGGAAAAAAATATAAATTTCCTCTTGGCGGTAGGTGGAGGTTCGGTAATAGATGCTACTAAATTTATTGCAGTAGCCTCTTTATTCGATGGCGAGCCGTGGGATGTGCTGGTAAAAGGAAGTCCTGTAGAAAACGCTTTGCCAGTAGGCGTAGTGCTTACTCTGTCTGCAACAGGTTCGGAAACGAACGAACGTGCTGTTATTTCCCGAATGGAAACCCGGCAGAAACTAATGTTTTCGTCATCCAAGGTATTTCCACAATTTGCGATTCTTGATCCGGAAGTAACCTACTCCCTTCCTGCCCGGCAAGTAGCTAACGGAGTAGTTGATTCGTTTATCCATGTGGTAGAACAATACCTTACTTATCCGGTAAATGCTAAAGTACAAGATTATTTTGCGGAAGGCTTAATGAAAACCATTGTAGAAGAAGGACCCAAAGCTCTTTACAACCCTACTGATTACGATGTGCGTGCCAATTTGATGTGGGCTGCTACAAATGCTTTGAATGGATGGATAGGATGTGGCGTACCGCAGGATTGGAGTTCACATCGGATGGGATATGCCTTGACCGTACAGTTCGGCTTAGACCATGCGCAAACGTTAGCTGTGCTTTTACCGGGTGTAATGACTTATTTTAGGAAAGAAAAAGAAGCCAAGTTACTCCGTATGGGTGAAGTCCTTTGGGGAATCACTCAGGGGACAACCGAGGAAAGGGTACAACAAACTATAAAGGAAACAGAAACTTTTTTTCAGAAAATGGGAATCCGAACTCGCTTAGGAGATTACGGCATACAGGAAAGCGATCTTGATTGCCTTGTTGGGCCTCTTAAACAAATGGGCTGGAAATTGGGTGAATATGGCAAAATC